The Vibrio kanaloae genome has a window encoding:
- the glyS gene encoding glycine--tRNA ligase subunit beta, with the protein MAKNFLIELGTEELPPTALRSLAEAFAANFEAGLKTAELSHEGVKWYAAPRRLALKVTALAEGQADKVVEKRGPAISVAFDAEGNATKAAQGWARGNGITVEQADRLKTDKGEWLLFKQEVAGKPVQELVMDIAAKALAGLPIPKAMRWGNSDIQFIRPVKTLTVLLGDELVEGEILGVASARTIRGHRFMGEQEFTIDSADQYPAILEERGKVMADYEARKAIILADSQKAAAAVGGKADLEDDLVEEVTSLVEWPVVLTAKFEEEFLKVPSEALVYTMKGDQKYFPVYDENKKLLPNFIFVSNIESKEPRHVIEGNEKVVRPRLADAEFFFNTDRKRPLIDRLPELDQAIFQKQLGTIKDKTDRITELAGYIAEQIDADVEKSKRAGLLAKCDLMTSMVFEFTDTQGVMGMHYATHDGEDEQVALALYEQYMPRFAGDDLPSTGISSAVAMADKLDTIVGIFGIGQAPKGSDPFALRRASLGVLRIIVENGYNLDLTDLIGKAKELLGDKLTNDNVEADVIDFMLGRFRAWYQDAGFSVDIIQAVLARRPTKPADFDQRVKAVSHFRELEAAEALAAANKRVGNILAKFDGELPADIDLTLLQEDAEKALAENVEVMTEALEPAFATGNYQEALSKLADLREPVDAFFDNVMVMADDEALKKNRLTLLNNLRNLFLQIADISLLQK; encoded by the coding sequence ATGGCGAAGAATTTTCTAATTGAACTGGGTACGGAAGAGCTTCCACCAACGGCACTTCGTTCTCTAGCAGAAGCCTTTGCTGCTAACTTTGAAGCGGGTCTTAAAACAGCTGAGCTTTCTCACGAAGGCGTGAAATGGTATGCAGCACCTCGCCGCCTTGCACTTAAAGTAACAGCACTGGCTGAAGGCCAAGCGGACAAAGTGGTTGAAAAGCGTGGCCCTGCAATCTCAGTAGCATTCGATGCGGAAGGCAACGCAACGAAAGCGGCACAAGGCTGGGCTCGCGGTAACGGTATCACTGTTGAACAAGCTGACCGTCTGAAAACAGACAAAGGCGAGTGGCTTCTTTTCAAACAAGAAGTAGCTGGCAAACCAGTTCAAGAATTGGTGATGGACATCGCTGCGAAAGCACTGGCTGGCCTACCAATTCCTAAAGCAATGCGCTGGGGTAACTCAGACATTCAATTTATCCGTCCAGTAAAAACACTGACAGTACTACTAGGTGATGAGCTTGTTGAAGGCGAAATCCTAGGCGTAGCATCTGCTCGTACTATCCGTGGCCACCGTTTCATGGGCGAACAAGAGTTCACAATCGACTCTGCTGACCAATACCCTGCGATCCTAGAAGAGCGCGGTAAAGTAATGGCGGATTACGAAGCGCGTAAAGCGATCATCCTTGCTGACTCTCAAAAAGCGGCAGCAGCGGTTGGCGGTAAAGCTGACCTAGAAGATGACCTTGTTGAAGAAGTAACGTCTCTGGTTGAATGGCCAGTAGTACTTACAGCGAAGTTTGAAGAAGAGTTCCTAAAAGTACCTTCTGAAGCTTTGGTTTACACCATGAAAGGTGACCAAAAGTACTTCCCTGTTTACGACGAAAACAAGAAGCTACTTCCTAACTTTATCTTCGTATCAAACATCGAGTCTAAAGAGCCTCGTCACGTTATCGAAGGTAACGAGAAAGTGGTACGTCCACGTCTTGCTGATGCTGAGTTCTTCTTCAACACAGACCGTAAGCGTCCGCTGATCGACCGTCTTCCCGAGCTAGACCAAGCTATCTTCCAGAAGCAGCTTGGTACTATTAAGGACAAAACAGACCGCATCACAGAACTTGCTGGCTACATCGCTGAGCAAATCGATGCTGACGTTGAGAAGTCTAAGCGCGCAGGCCTACTGGCTAAGTGTGACCTAATGACATCTATGGTATTCGAATTCACGGATACACAAGGTGTAATGGGCATGCACTACGCGACTCACGATGGTGAAGACGAGCAAGTTGCACTGGCACTTTACGAGCAGTACATGCCTCGTTTCGCTGGTGACGACCTACCAAGCACGGGGATCTCTTCAGCAGTTGCAATGGCAGACAAGCTAGACACTATCGTAGGTATCTTCGGTATTGGCCAAGCACCAAAAGGTTCTGACCCATTCGCTCTACGTCGTGCATCACTAGGTGTACTACGTATCATCGTTGAAAACGGCTACAACCTAGACTTAACGGATCTGATCGGTAAAGCGAAAGAGCTACTAGGCGACAAGCTGACTAACGACAACGTAGAAGCTGACGTTATCGACTTCATGCTAGGTCGTTTCCGCGCATGGTACCAAGATGCTGGTTTCAGCGTTGATATCATTCAAGCGGTACTAGCACGTCGTCCAACTAAGCCAGCTGACTTTGACCAACGTGTTAAAGCGGTTTCTCACTTCCGTGAACTGGAAGCAGCAGAAGCACTAGCAGCAGCGAACAAGCGTGTAGGTAACATCCTTGCGAAATTCGATGGCGAGCTACCAGCTGACATCGACCTAACACTTCTTCAAGAAGACGCAGAGAAAGCACTGGCTGAAAACGTTGAAGTAATGACAGAAGCACTAGAACCCGCATTCGCTACAGGCAACTACCAAGAAGCCCTAAGCAAGCTTGCTGATCTACGTGAACCGGTTGATGCATTCTTCGATAACGTAATGGTGATGGCTGATGACGAAGCGCTTAAGAAGAACCGTCTAACGCTACTGAACAACCTGCGTAACCTGTTCCTACAGATTGCTGACATCTCTCTACTGCAAAAATAA
- the glyQ gene encoding glycine--tRNA ligase subunit alpha: protein MQKYDIKTFQGMILALQDYWAQNGCTIVQPLDMEVGAGTSHPMTCLRALGPEPMSTAYVQPSRRPTDGRYGENPNRLQHYYQFQVALKPSPDNIQELYLGSLEVLGVDPLVHDIRFVEDNWENPTLGAWGLGWEVWLNGMEVTQFTYFQQVGGLECKPVTGEITYGIERLAMYIQEVDSVYDLVWNVAPDGSNVTYGDIFHQNEVEQSTYNFEHADVDFLFTFFDQCEKECKELLELEKPLPLPAYERILKAGHAFNILDARKAISVTERQRYILRIRNLTKAVAEAYYASREALGFPMCKKTNEEK, encoded by the coding sequence ATGCAAAAATACGATATCAAAACCTTCCAGGGAATGATCCTCGCGCTGCAGGATTACTGGGCACAAAACGGTTGTACCATTGTTCAACCACTAGATATGGAAGTAGGTGCTGGCACCTCTCACCCAATGACATGTCTACGTGCACTTGGCCCAGAGCCAATGTCTACAGCTTACGTACAACCTTCACGTCGTCCTACTGATGGCCGTTACGGTGAAAACCCTAACCGTCTGCAGCACTACTACCAATTCCAAGTAGCGCTAAAACCATCGCCAGACAATATCCAAGAGTTGTACCTAGGCTCACTAGAGGTTCTTGGTGTTGACCCACTTGTTCACGACATTCGCTTCGTTGAAGATAACTGGGAAAACCCAACACTAGGCGCATGGGGCCTTGGTTGGGAAGTATGGCTAAACGGCATGGAAGTCACTCAGTTTACTTACTTTCAACAGGTTGGCGGACTTGAGTGTAAACCTGTTACCGGCGAGATCACTTACGGTATCGAGCGTCTAGCAATGTACATCCAGGAAGTAGACTCAGTTTACGACCTAGTATGGAACGTAGCACCAGACGGTTCTAACGTGACTTACGGTGACATCTTCCACCAAAACGAAGTTGAGCAATCAACGTACAACTTCGAGCACGCAGACGTAGATTTCCTATTCACTTTCTTCGACCAGTGCGAAAAAGAGTGTAAAGAATTACTTGAGCTTGAGAAGCCACTGCCGCTTCCAGCTTACGAGCGCATTCTAAAAGCAGGTCACGCATTCAACATCCTTGATGCGCGCAAAGCTATCTCTGTAACAGAGCGTCAACGTTACATCCTTCGTATCCGCAACCTGACTAAAGCTGTTGCAGAGGCGTACTACGCGTCACGAGAAGCGCTTGGCTTCCCGATGTGTAAAAAGACAAACGAGGAGAAGTAA
- a CDS encoding TMEM165/GDT1 family protein has product MSVLAISITTVALAEIGDKTQLLSLLLASRYRKPIPIIAAIFFATIANHALAAWLGVVVADYLSPEVLKWVLVVSFIAMAGWILIPDKLDDDEQISNRGPFVASFIAFFIAEIGDKTQIATSILGAQYSDALTWVILGTTIGMLLANVPVVIIGKLSADKMPLDLIRKITALLFVGLAIAAAFY; this is encoded by the coding sequence GTGAGCGTTTTAGCAATTTCAATTACAACTGTCGCCTTAGCCGAGATCGGTGATAAGACTCAGTTGCTATCTCTTTTATTAGCCAGTCGATATCGCAAGCCGATACCTATCATTGCGGCTATCTTCTTTGCCACCATTGCCAATCATGCTCTTGCTGCATGGCTCGGGGTTGTGGTCGCCGATTATTTATCTCCCGAAGTTCTTAAATGGGTGCTGGTGGTCAGTTTCATTGCGATGGCAGGCTGGATTCTGATTCCCGATAAGTTGGACGATGATGAACAGATCTCGAACCGAGGCCCATTTGTCGCCAGTTTTATCGCTTTCTTTATTGCTGAGATTGGTGATAAAACCCAGATTGCGACCTCCATTCTAGGGGCGCAATATTCGGATGCATTAACGTGGGTGATCTTGGGTACTACGATTGGCATGTTGTTGGCGAATGTGCCTGTGGTGATAATCGGTAAGCTATCCGCTGACAAGATGCCTCTTGATCTGATTCGTAAGATCACAGCCTTGTTATTCGTCGGTTTGGCTATCGCTGCTGCGTTCTATTAA
- the tusA gene encoding sulfurtransferase TusA, translating to MTFKPELATHTLEAEGLRCPEPVMMVRKTIRNMQDGDVLLVKADDPSTTRDIPSFCRFMDHQLVGQATEALPYQYLIRKGLEA from the coding sequence ATGACATTCAAACCTGAACTGGCAACCCATACTTTAGAAGCTGAAGGCCTGCGTTGTCCGGAACCAGTAATGATGGTCAGGAAGACAATTAGAAACATGCAGGATGGCGATGTGTTACTGGTAAAAGCTGATGATCCTTCAACCACTCGTGACATCCCGAGTTTTTGTCGGTTTATGGATCATCAGTTGGTCGGCCAAGCGACTGAAGCTTTGCCGTACCAGTATTTGATCAGAAAGGGGTTGGAGGCGTAA
- a CDS encoding LysR family transcriptional regulator has protein sequence MELEDIYRRDLNLLVALKVLIEEGSVSQAALRLNLSQSATSRVLGRLRELLNDPLFTRQGQHLIPTKKALEISQRIDQPLESFRQLLSPSAFDPYYCSERFLIATTDYAMQTILPYALPKIYEQAPNISLEFAPLQHEHLFKQLSTEHVDMAICRPSGSIEPLHQEVLGPVGVSCLLSKNHPLADSSLSLEDYVSLPHAMIAISDGVKALLDNALANQQPRKMVLRAYHLEAALAIVDRMPLVITVPADLAYLVAERYDLVVKPLPFEFMPFDYSLIWHSRCDSSASQQWLRRVVKEECGELIQKRIADVGLG, from the coding sequence GTGGAATTAGAAGACATCTATCGTAGAGACTTGAATTTACTGGTCGCCTTAAAAGTATTGATTGAAGAGGGCAGTGTTAGTCAGGCTGCGCTTCGTCTTAACTTAAGCCAGTCGGCAACCAGCCGAGTATTAGGGCGCTTAAGAGAGCTACTCAACGATCCCCTGTTTACACGTCAAGGTCAGCACCTTATTCCCACCAAAAAAGCACTTGAGATCAGCCAGCGTATTGATCAACCTTTAGAATCATTCCGCCAACTGCTTAGCCCTAGTGCTTTCGATCCTTACTATTGCAGTGAACGTTTTTTAATTGCGACCACTGACTATGCGATGCAAACCATCTTGCCGTATGCATTGCCGAAAATTTATGAACAAGCACCTAATATCTCTTTGGAGTTTGCTCCGTTGCAGCATGAACATTTGTTTAAACAACTCAGTACTGAACATGTCGACATGGCGATTTGTCGTCCGAGTGGCAGCATTGAGCCACTTCATCAAGAAGTACTGGGGCCAGTCGGCGTGTCGTGCTTGTTATCTAAAAATCACCCTTTGGCAGATAGTTCACTAAGCCTTGAGGATTATGTATCTCTGCCTCACGCGATGATCGCGATCAGTGATGGTGTTAAGGCTTTACTCGATAACGCTTTAGCTAATCAGCAGCCTCGAAAAATGGTGCTGCGCGCTTATCACCTTGAAGCGGCATTGGCGATTGTTGATAGAATGCCGTTGGTGATCACTGTACCTGCTGATTTGGCTTATTTGGTGGCTGAACGTTATGACTTAGTCGTTAAACCACTGCCATTTGAATTTATGCCGTTTGACTACTCACTTATCTGGCACTCGCGTTGTGATTCTTCTGCCTCACAACAATGGTTGAGAAGGGTCGTTAAAGAAGAGTGTGGTGAGTTGATTCAAAAGCGTATTGCGGATGTTGGCTTAGGTTAA
- the acuI gene encoding acrylyl-CoA reductase (NADPH), producing the protein MFKALVLNQEDKKTIASVSQIDESQLPEGNVKVDVSYSSLNYKDGLAITGKGRIVRNFPMVPGIDLSGVVSQSDDPRYKAGDEVVLTGWGVGEGHWGGMAEKASLNGDWLVPMPKSLDARKVMAIGTAGFTAMLCVQAIVDAGIKPEDGEILVTGASGGVGSVSITLLNQLGYKVAAVTGRASANGELLKSLGATRIVERAELEEPAKPLEKQLWAGAIDTVGSKVLAKVLAQIDYNGAVAMCGLAGGFDLPTTVMPFILRNVRLQGVDSVMCPREKRIKAWEQLAELLPESFYGQATREVSLDDAIQAADDITNGQITGRVVIKL; encoded by the coding sequence ATGTTTAAAGCACTTGTACTAAACCAAGAAGACAAAAAAACTATCGCATCAGTTTCTCAGATTGATGAGTCTCAATTACCAGAAGGTAATGTGAAGGTTGATGTAAGTTACTCTTCTTTAAACTACAAAGATGGTTTGGCGATTACAGGTAAAGGGCGCATTGTTCGCAACTTCCCTATGGTTCCAGGTATCGACCTTTCTGGTGTGGTTTCACAATCTGATGACCCTCGCTACAAAGCAGGCGACGAAGTTGTTTTAACGGGTTGGGGTGTTGGTGAAGGTCACTGGGGAGGCATGGCTGAGAAAGCAAGCCTAAACGGTGATTGGTTAGTGCCTATGCCTAAGAGTCTAGACGCTAGGAAAGTCATGGCAATAGGTACTGCTGGCTTCACAGCAATGCTTTGTGTACAAGCTATCGTCGATGCAGGCATCAAACCAGAAGACGGTGAAATCCTAGTAACAGGTGCAAGTGGCGGCGTAGGCAGCGTATCTATCACTCTACTAAACCAACTGGGTTATAAAGTGGCAGCGGTTACTGGCCGAGCTTCTGCAAACGGTGAACTACTAAAATCACTAGGCGCGACACGTATTGTAGAGCGTGCTGAACTAGAAGAACCAGCAAAACCACTAGAGAAACAACTGTGGGCTGGTGCGATCGATACGGTAGGCAGTAAAGTACTTGCGAAAGTATTGGCGCAAATTGATTACAACGGCGCGGTTGCGATGTGTGGCCTAGCAGGTGGTTTTGACTTACCAACAACGGTAATGCCATTTATTCTGCGTAACGTTCGCCTACAAGGTGTGGACTCGGTAATGTGCCCTCGTGAAAAACGCATTAAAGCATGGGAACAACTGGCTGAGTTGCTACCTGAGTCTTTCTACGGCCAGGCCACTAGAGAAGTGTCTTTAGATGACGCAATTCAAGCTGCAGATGACATCACAAACGGTCAAATCACTGGTCGCGTAGTTATTAAACTGTAA
- the fadA gene encoding acetyl-CoA C-acyltransferase FadA encodes MNNVVVVDCLRTPMGRSKGGAFRHTRAEDLSAHLMKGILERNPEVNPVEIEDIYWGCVQQTLEQGFNVARNAALLAGLPIEIGAVTVNRLCGSSMQALHDATRSIMVGDAEICLIGGVEHMGHVPMNHGVDFHPGMSKHVAKAAGMMGLTAEMLGKMHGISREDQDAFAARSHARAQAATVEGRFKNEILPTEAHAADGSLFTLDYDEVIRPETTVEGLSQLRPVFDPANGTVTAGTSSALSDGASAMLIMSEDKANALGLKIRARVKSMAIAGCDPSIMGYGPVPATKKALKRAGLTVEDMGVIELNEAFAAQSLPCAKDLGLLDVVDEKVNLNGGAIALGHPLGCSGSRISTTLINLMEAQDVKYGLATMCIGLGQGIATVFERP; translated from the coding sequence ATGAATAATGTAGTTGTTGTTGATTGCCTTCGCACCCCAATGGGACGTTCCAAAGGTGGAGCTTTCCGTCACACTCGTGCTGAAGATCTGTCTGCACATTTGATGAAAGGCATTTTAGAGCGCAACCCAGAAGTAAACCCTGTCGAAATTGAAGACATTTACTGGGGTTGTGTACAACAGACGCTAGAGCAAGGCTTCAACGTTGCACGTAACGCAGCCTTGCTTGCTGGTCTACCGATTGAGATTGGTGCGGTGACGGTCAACCGTTTATGTGGTTCATCTATGCAAGCTCTGCATGATGCGACCCGCTCTATCATGGTTGGCGATGCTGAAATCTGCCTGATCGGTGGTGTCGAACACATGGGTCACGTACCAATGAACCATGGTGTTGATTTTCACCCAGGCATGTCTAAGCACGTAGCGAAAGCGGCGGGAATGATGGGGTTAACCGCTGAGATGCTAGGTAAAATGCATGGCATCAGTCGTGAAGACCAAGATGCCTTCGCAGCTCGTTCACATGCTCGAGCTCAAGCAGCAACAGTAGAAGGTCGTTTCAAGAACGAAATCCTACCAACCGAAGCTCACGCAGCAGACGGTTCACTGTTCACTCTGGATTACGACGAAGTCATTCGTCCAGAAACTACGGTTGAAGGCTTGTCTCAGCTTCGCCCAGTATTTGACCCAGCAAACGGGACAGTAACAGCAGGTACTTCATCAGCACTGTCTGATGGTGCATCGGCAATGCTTATCATGAGTGAGGATAAAGCCAACGCGCTTGGCCTTAAGATCCGCGCTCGCGTGAAGTCGATGGCTATCGCAGGTTGTGACCCTTCAATTATGGGTTACGGTCCAGTACCTGCAACTAAAAAAGCGTTAAAACGTGCAGGCCTAACCGTTGAAGACATGGGTGTGATTGAACTCAATGAAGCGTTTGCGGCTCAATCTCTTCCATGTGCTAAAGACCTAGGTCTATTGGATGTGGTTGACGAGAAAGTTAACCTTAACGGCGGTGCGATTGCACTCGGTCACCCACTAGGCTGTTCTGGTTCTCGTATCTCGACGACCCTAATCAACCTGATGGAAGCACAAGACGTGAAATACGGCTTAGCAACCATGTGTATTGGTTTAGGCCAAGGTATTGCAACGGTATTTGAACGCCCATAG
- the fadB gene encoding fatty acid oxidation complex subunit alpha FadB codes for MIYQANTLQVKELQDGIAELNFCAPASVNKLDLATLESLDKALDALNAHVGLRGLILTSNKDAFIVGADITEFLGLFAKPEAELDEWLRFANSIFSKLEDLPVPTLSMMRGHALGGGCECVLATDFRIGDKTTSIGLPETKLGIMPGFGGCVRLPRVIGADSAMEIITQGKACRADEALKIGLLDAIVDTDQLLDSAINTVSLAANEKIDWQLRRKQKTSALSLSKLEAMMSFTMAKGLVAQKAGPHYPAPMTSVIAIEEAARSDRDAALDIERKHFVKLAKSEEAKALVGLFLNDQYIKGLAKQAGKSANKATERAAVLGAGIMGGGIAYQSALKGVPVMMKDIAQASLDLGMNEASKLLNKRLSRGRLDGFKMAGILSSITPSLHYAGVEQSDVIVEAVVENPKVKAAVLSEVEGLVGEDTVLTSNTSTIPINLLAKSLKRPENFCGMHFFNPVHRMPLVEIIRGEHTSEETINRVVAYAAKMGKSPIVVNDCPGFFVNRVLFPYFGGFSMLLRDGADFTKIDKVMERKFGWPMGPAYLLDVVGLDTAHHAQAVMAQGFPERMGKEGRDAIDALYVAEKYGQKNGSGFYTYSVDKRGRPKKTFSEEILPILADVCQQPQDFDDQTIIQRVMIPMINEVVLCLEEGIIATPQEADMALVYGLGFPPFRGGVFRYLDSVGVSNFVEMAKSYQDLGAMYQVPQLLLDMAAKGESFYDSQQASSL; via the coding sequence ATGATTTACCAAGCTAACACCCTACAGGTAAAGGAATTACAAGACGGTATCGCTGAACTAAACTTCTGCGCTCCGGCCTCTGTAAACAAACTCGACCTTGCTACTTTAGAATCACTAGATAAAGCGTTAGATGCTCTAAATGCTCACGTTGGATTACGTGGTTTAATCTTAACTTCAAACAAAGACGCGTTCATTGTAGGCGCAGACATCACTGAATTTCTTGGCCTATTCGCTAAGCCAGAAGCAGAACTTGATGAGTGGTTAAGATTCGCTAATTCAATCTTTAGTAAGCTCGAAGATCTTCCTGTACCAACTCTTTCAATGATGCGTGGCCATGCTCTTGGCGGCGGCTGTGAATGTGTCCTAGCAACCGACTTTCGTATCGGCGACAAGACCACCAGCATCGGTCTACCAGAAACCAAACTTGGTATCATGCCTGGCTTTGGTGGCTGTGTGCGCCTGCCACGTGTTATCGGCGCTGACAGCGCAATGGAAATTATCACGCAAGGCAAAGCATGCCGTGCTGATGAAGCGCTTAAGATTGGCTTGTTAGATGCGATTGTTGATACAGACCAACTACTAGACTCAGCAATTAATACTGTTTCTCTCGCTGCAAATGAAAAAATCGATTGGCAGCTACGCCGTAAACAAAAAACATCAGCGCTTTCACTAAGCAAACTCGAAGCGATGATGAGCTTTACCATGGCTAAGGGCTTAGTGGCTCAAAAAGCAGGACCTCACTACCCAGCTCCGATGACTTCTGTGATTGCTATTGAAGAAGCAGCACGTAGCGATCGCGATGCAGCACTAGACATCGAACGTAAACACTTCGTTAAGCTAGCAAAATCTGAAGAAGCGAAAGCACTGGTTGGTCTATTCTTGAATGACCAATACATAAAAGGCTTAGCAAAACAGGCTGGTAAATCTGCGAATAAAGCGACTGAACGCGCAGCGGTACTTGGTGCTGGCATAATGGGCGGCGGTATTGCTTACCAGTCAGCATTGAAGGGCGTGCCAGTGATGATGAAAGACATCGCACAGGCGTCTCTTGATCTTGGTATGAATGAAGCTTCTAAGCTGTTGAATAAACGCTTATCACGCGGTCGCCTAGATGGATTCAAGATGGCAGGCATCCTGTCTTCTATTACTCCAAGTCTACATTATGCAGGTGTTGAGCAATCAGATGTGATTGTGGAAGCGGTTGTAGAAAACCCTAAAGTAAAAGCAGCAGTACTGAGCGAAGTGGAAGGTTTGGTTGGTGAAGACACCGTTCTAACATCAAACACCTCTACGATTCCAATCAACCTGTTAGCGAAATCACTGAAGCGCCCAGAAAACTTCTGTGGCATGCACTTCTTTAACCCAGTACACCGCATGCCTTTGGTTGAGATCATTCGTGGCGAGCACACTTCAGAAGAGACAATCAATCGCGTTGTCGCTTACGCAGCGAAGATGGGTAAATCCCCTATCGTTGTTAACGACTGCCCTGGCTTCTTCGTTAACCGTGTACTTTTCCCTTACTTTGGCGGTTTCAGCATGTTGCTACGTGACGGCGCTGACTTCACCAAGATCGATAAAGTCATGGAACGTAAGTTCGGTTGGCCAATGGGCCCTGCTTACTTGCTAGACGTTGTAGGCTTAGACACCGCACACCATGCACAAGCAGTGATGGCGCAAGGTTTCCCTGAGCGTATGGGTAAAGAAGGCCGTGATGCCATTGATGCGCTTTACGTCGCTGAAAAATACGGTCAGAAGAACGGCAGCGGTTTCTACACGTACAGCGTAGACAAACGTGGTCGTCCTAAGAAGACTTTCTCTGAAGAGATTCTTCCTATCTTGGCTGACGTATGCCAACAGCCACAAGATTTTGATGACCAGACAATTATCCAACGTGTGATGATTCCGATGATCAACGAAGTGGTACTTTGTTTAGAAGAAGGCATCATCGCGACACCGCAAGAAGCGGATATGGCACTGGTTTACGGTTTAGGCTTCCCTCCATTCAGAGGCGGCGTATTCCGTTACTTAGACAGTGTGGGGGTTAGTAATTTCGTTGAAATGGCGAAAAGCTACCAGGACTTAGGTGCAATGTACCAAGTTCCTCAACTATTGCTTGATATGGCAGCGAAGGGCGAAAGCTTTTACGACAGCCAACAAGCCAGTTCTCTGTAA
- a CDS encoding YigZ family protein, translated as MNEQPYLIPSASAQFEEEIKKSVFITHLAHTPSVEAAKQFVEQVKKEHSSARHNCWGFVAGRPEDSMLWGFSDDGEPSGTAGKPILAQLSGSGVGELTAVVTRYSGGIKLGTGGLVKAYGGGVQQALKQLQTIEKKITTKLRLELDYGFVPIAQSIMAQHQAVEVQADYGVQVELIIEIELLQVDSFTQTMINKSGAKALVTKVKDN; from the coding sequence ATGAATGAACAGCCCTATTTAATACCGTCTGCGTCGGCTCAGTTTGAAGAAGAGATAAAAAAGAGCGTCTTTATTACTCATCTTGCTCATACTCCAAGTGTAGAAGCTGCAAAACAGTTCGTAGAGCAGGTAAAGAAAGAGCATTCTTCAGCGCGACATAATTGTTGGGGTTTTGTTGCAGGGCGACCTGAAGACTCAATGCTTTGGGGCTTTAGCGATGATGGTGAACCCTCAGGTACGGCGGGTAAGCCGATATTGGCGCAATTGTCTGGTTCTGGTGTTGGTGAGTTAACGGCTGTGGTGACTCGTTATTCAGGTGGGATTAAGCTTGGAACGGGTGGCTTGGTTAAGGCTTATGGCGGAGGCGTGCAACAAGCGCTCAAGCAGCTTCAAACGATCGAGAAAAAAATAACCACAAAATTACGGCTAGAGTTAGACTATGGCTTTGTGCCGATCGCACAGTCCATCATGGCTCAGCATCAGGCTGTTGAGGTACAAGCGGATTATGGTGTTCAAGTTGAGCTTATCATTGAGATAGAGCTCCTGCAGGTAGATTCGTTTACCCAGACCATGATCAATAAAAGCGGTGCCAAGGCACTGGTAACGAAAGTTAAAGACAACTAG